One segment of Triticum aestivum cultivar Chinese Spring chromosome 2A, IWGSC CS RefSeq v2.1, whole genome shotgun sequence DNA contains the following:
- the LOC123188101 gene encoding uncharacterized protein, whose protein sequence is MAAATSDAPRPQIAGWVERCSMIRFIGLLLLGLISLLHRNFSPGAFQFRELNLTLQIIIQHSTLLRKGTSENIFLSLVETELKITPFRLAYLQLQPAATTAERTSHGPSQEWLTESSVHISEAKRGVGVEDLTQFGSNYCYLSNRSFSPRLLVVRP, encoded by the exons ATGGCCGCCGCCACCTCCGACGCTCCCCGGCCACAG ATTGCAGGTTGGGTCGAAAGGTGCTCGATGATTCGCTTCATAGGACTACTGCTGCTCGGATTGATTTCGTTGTTACACAG GAATTTCTCCCCTGGAGCTTTCCAGTTCAGAGAACTGAATTTGACACTCCAAATCATAATACAACATTCAACATTACTACGCAAGGGAACTTCAGAAAATATTTTCCTGTCCCTGGTAGAAACAGAACTGAAGATTACACCCTTCAGGTTAG CCTATCTACAACTACAGCCAGCAGCTACAACAGCTGAGCGCACATCACATGGGCCTAGCCAA GAATGGCTGACCGAGAGCAGTGTGCACATCTCTGAGGCCAAACGAGGTGTTGGAGTCGAGGATTTGACACAATTTGGATCGAATTACTGCTATCTATCCAACCGATCTTTCTCTCCTCGGCTCTTGGTAGTTCGTCCCTGA
- the LOC123188102 gene encoding chlorophyll a-b binding protein 7, chloroplastic: MALVSSSSAATAVAALPSNGLAGARSSFLGAAGKAAAASRASFAVRAAAPERPIWFPGSTPPPWLDGSLPGDFGFDPWGLGSDPESLRWNVQAELVHCRWAMLGAAGIFIPELLTKIGILNTPSWYTAGEQEYFTDTTTLFIVELILIGWAEGRRWADIIKPGCVNTDPIFPNNKLTGTDVGYPGGLWFDPLGYGTGSPEKLKELRTKEIKNGRLAMLAVMGAWFQAEYTGTGPIDNLFAHLADPGHATIFRAFAPK, encoded by the exons ATGGCGCtggtctcctcctcctccgccgccaccgccgtcgcggcGCTCCCCAGTAATGGGCTGGCCGGCGCCCGGAGCTCCTTCCTCGGCGCtgccggcaaggcggcggcggcgtcgcgcgCGTCCTTCGCCGTGCGCGCCGCGGCGCCCGAGAGGCCCATCTGGTTCCCCGGGAGCACCCCTCCCCCGTGGCTCGACGGCAG CCTTCCCGGAGACTTCGGCTTTGACCCCTGGGGTCTTG GATCCGACCCGGAGAGCTTGCGGTGGAACGTGCAGGCGGAGCTGGTGCACTGCCGGTGGGCGATGCTGGGCGCGGCGGGCATCTTCATCCCGGAGCTGCTGACCAAGATCGGCATCCTCAACACACCGTCGTGGTACACCGCCGGGGAGCAGGAGTACTTCACCGACACCACCACCCTCTTCATCGTGGAGCTCATCCTCATCGGCTGGGCCGAGGGCCGCCGGTGGGCAGACATCATCAAGCCCGGCTGCGTCAACACCGACCCCATCTTCCCCAACAACAAGCTCACCGGCACCGACGTCGG GTACCCCGGTGGTCTGTGGTTTGACCCGCTCGGCTACGGCACCGGCTCGCCCGAGAAGCTCAAGGAGCTGCGCACCAAGGAGATCAAGAACGGCCGCCTCGCCATGCTCGCCGTCATGGGCGCGTGGTTCCAGGCCGAGTACACCGGCACCGGCCCCATCGACAACCTCTTCGCTCACCTCGCCGACCCCGGCCACGCCACCATCTTCCGG GCCTTTGCCCCCAAGTAA